A part of Aspergillus flavus chromosome 1, complete sequence genomic DNA contains:
- a CDS encoding ribonuclease E inhibitor RraA/Dimethylmenaquinone methyltransferase has product MTSRSSAIRALQQFTSCDIGDALVKLKVPCGGYLSGLKMFSPGPTSPKAKIFGPAYTVRMVHANDKTAPSPKRHFVDDIPRDSVVFVSQPKGLISACWGGLMSTRAKKQGAAGVVIDGRFRDINEHQELNMGLFARGISILGSNTFTRSSELNVPVAYENSEIGEEVIINPGDYLLGDVDGMVAVPADKVEDCVRLCQERYEIDEETRLCLERGEEMGPTIKRLRK; this is encoded by the exons ATGACGAGCAGATCCAGTGCCATCCGGGCTCTCCAACAATTTACATCCTGCGAT ATCGGTGATGCGCTAGTTAAGCTCAAAGTGCCTTGTGGTGGCTACCTGTCGGGATTGAAAATGTTCTCTCCTGGACCGACGAGCCCGAAAGCGAAGATCTTTGGCCCTGCCTACACGGTCCGCATGGTCCATGCCAACGACAAAACCGCGCCCTCCCCCAAACGCCACTTCGTCGATGACATACCTCGAGATAGCGTCGTCTTCGTTTCGCAGCCAAAAGGATTGATTAGCGCGTGTTGGGGCGGCCTGATGAGCACCCGTGCCAAGAAACAGGGTGCAGCTGGGGTCGTTATTGACGGCCGCTTCCGAGATATCAATGAGCATCAAGAGTTGAATATGGGCCTCTTCGCGCGAGGGATCAGCATCTTGGGATCAAATACTTTCACCAGGTCGTCAGAGCTGAACGTGCCCGTTGCCTACGAAAATAGCGAGATTGGCGAAGAGGTGATCATTAACCCAGGAGACTATCTGCTGGGGGACGTGGACGGTATGGTGGCAGTACCGGCGGACAAGGTGGAGGATTGCGTACGACTCTGTCAGGAACGATatgagattgatgaggagACCCGGTTGTGTTTAGAAAGAGGTGAGGAAATGGGCCCTACCATCAAGCGATTGAGGAAATAG
- a CDS encoding putative mitochondrial solute carrier encodes MPKKQVVPWQSIVAGAAAGGAESLLTYPTEYLKTRQQLLNPNAPKQSPVQLLTATVRQHGIRHLYTGSMAFCVSNASKSGIRFFAFDSAKKWMPTDSSSKVTSTGNMCAGLIAGVAESVLVVTPGETLKTKIIDDRAGAKVYKSASHAVRTILSTEGVSGLYRGTLPVTLKQSSNAMVRFTSYNFFLHHLTALTSTGAANGAPVWSTVVAGAMAGVVTVYATMPFDTIKTRLQALDGSQRYRGSFHCLRSIVNTEGTLALWNGTTPRLARLSVRLPIWFLSFLLLTSDTWL; translated from the exons ATGCCTAAAAAACAAGTCGTTCCATGGCAATCCATAGTCGCCGGGGCTGCAGCTGGCGGTGCCGAAAGTCTTCTGACA TATCCTACCGAATACTTGAAAACTCGACAGCAATTGTTGAATCCCAATGCCCCGAAACAGTCCCCAGTCCAGCTGTTAACCGCTACGGTGCGGCAACATGGTATTCGTCATCTGTACACGGGCAGTATGGCCTTTTGCGTCTCCAATGCATCGAAATCAGGGATTCGTTTTTTCGCTTTTGATAGTGCGAAGAAGTGGATGCCTACAGACTCGTCCAGCAAGGTGACATCAACGGGGAATATGTGCGCGGGTCTCATTGCAGGAGTCGCGGAAAGCGTACTCGTTGTCACGCCTGGGGAAACATTGAAAACCAAGATCATTGATGATCGAGCGGGTGCGAAGGTGTATAAGTCGGCCAGCCATGCAGTTCGTACTATTCTATCGACCGAAGGCGTATCTGGGCTGTATCGTGGAACATTGCCCGTCACGCTGAAGCAATCATCGAACGCCATGGTACGATTTACCAGCTACAACTTCTTCCTGCACCATCTCACCGCGCTCACGAGTACGGGCGCAGCTAACGGCGCACCAGTCTGGAGTACCGTGGTCGCCGGGGCGATGGCTGGAGTAGTTACAGTGTATGCTACCATGCCGTTCGACACCATCAAGACTCGCTTACAAGCGTTGGATGGCTCTCAGCGTTACCGGGGATCTTTCCATTGTCTTCGGTCAATCGTCAATACAGAAGGTACTTTGGCGTTATGGAACGGGACTACTCCTCGTCTAGCCCGGCTCAGTGTACGTCTCCCCATTTGGTTCTTATCGTTCCTACTGTTGACTTCCGACACCTGGTTGTAG
- a CDS encoding P-loop containing nucleoside triphosphate hydrolase protein, translating to MYLVVSILQRIKTVAPSDTPSRCQALIVSPTFELAWTVNGIARTMASAMPSVKVYCCPRGFRDAHDRIAELQGSDMGRVPDIVIGTPGLIWQCITSGWLQTDAVAMLVFEEMDEILDRGYDESVLLGILQTVTHSHTQVVVQSDSLYMWRRIWKLVSDFMPSPVRIWDI from the coding sequence ATGTACCTTGTGGTTTCTATCCTCCAACGGATCAAGACAGTGGCTCCGTCTGACACTCCGTCCCGATGCCAAGCTCTGATCGTAAGCCCCACGTTTGAATTGGCATGGACGGTGAATGGCATCGCCCGAACCATGGCGTCGGCAATGCCGTCGGTGAAAGTCTACTGTTGCCCTAGAGGGTTTCGTGATGCCCACGACAGGATTGCCGAGCTCCAAGGGTCGGACATGGGGCGGGTCCCCGATATAGTCATAGGGACACCTGGTCTGATCTGGCAATGTATCACTAGTGGATGGTTGCAGACTGATGCAGTTGCAATGCTCGTTTTTGAGGAGATGGATGAAATTTTAGATCGCGGATACGATGAGTCTGTTCTACTGGGGATCCTTCAGACGGTCACACACAGCCACACGCAAGTCGTGGTGCAATCTGATAGTTTGTACATGTGGCGAAGGATTTGGAAGCTGGTGAGCGATTTCATGCCTTCTCCAGTGCGGATATGGGATATATAA
- a CDS encoding putative sugar transporter — MGAAGGGFSRDAVKQIPAEAKRLYIWLAVIWASYCGGLHGFNTSNISGAMSLDPFVRDFHWTDLSDAEVSNNSGWAVSSMLLGQVVGILVSGPLGERRGRKPVIMAAAIFYTIGALLMCGNVGSFAELLVGRILSGIGSGFGMTAGAVYISEVAPQELRGMMTTFYNVNIMGGVAGSYWINYASQGVISSRSSWQWRTTFVLQAIPSVILFIGYPFFPESPRYLMMRGRVEAAHNSLSRLRGGLEESSDYFAREWMELQSKVDSTAEASTQSALKATLSLLKACISHAPTRRLLTFVTLIQTFFIMSGGNSITYYAPTILKSIGLNSKQVLLFTAVYGLIKVVSVFLYAFFFTDRFGRRPLLLIGSAINTVCLLYLAVYLGVADLSTSAAPSPAAWVSIVAICLFAVGYAIGWAPAFSLTASEICPTHLRGTIVMITFTYQNLLNFGITRGFPNMIISMKSYGPFALFTAFTGCATVWVFFAFPECKGRSMESASALFSLPWYKVGFQKVPTLDETREIDDEEKGMSVHDEDVHAKEKDMRP, encoded by the exons ATGGGTGCTGCCGGCGGTGGTTTTTCCCGGGATGCCGTGAAGCAGATTCCCGCTGAAGCCAAAAGGCTGTACATCTGGCTTGCCGTGATATGGGCCAGCTACTGTGGTGGCCTGCATGGATTCAATACATCTAACATTTCTGGAGCGATGAGCCTGGATCCTTTTGTCCGGGACTTCCACTGGACAGATCTGAGCGATGCTGAAGTATCAAATAACAGCGGCTGGGCGGTCTCCTCCATGCTCTTG GGGCAAGTGGTAGGAATCCTTGTATCAGGACCGCTGGGTGAACGACGTGGGCGGAAACCAGTTATCATGGCCGCTGCCATTTTCTATACCATTGGGGCACTACTAATGTGCGGGAATGTTGGTTCGTTTGCAGAATTGCTCGTGGGGAGAATTCTTTCTGGCATAGGGTCGGGATTCGGTATGACAGCCGGGGCTGTATACATTTCTGAAGTCGCCCCCCAGGAACTACGCGGTATGATGACGACCTTCTACAATGTCAATATCATGGGTGGTGTGGCGGGAAGCTACTGGATCAACTACGCCTCACAGGGGGTTATCTCCTCTCGGTCTAGCTGGCAGTGGCGTACGACTTTTGTCTTACAAGCTATTCCATCtgttattctttttattggCTATCCCTTTTTTCCGGAAAGCCCTCGATACCTTATGATGCGTGGACGGGTGGAAGCTGCTCACAACAGTCTATCACGCCTCCGAGGCGGCCTAGAGGAGTCCAGTGATTACTTTGCCCGAGAGTGGATGGAGCTCCAAAGCAAAGTCGACAGCACGGCGGAAGCATCCACTCAGTCAGCCCTTAAGGCaacactttctcttcttaaAGCCTGCATTTCCCATGCACCCACGCGTCGTCTTTTGACCTTCGTCACTTTGATCcagaccttcttcatcatgtCAGGAGGAAACTCCATCACGTACTACGCACCGACAATCCTGAAGTCGATCGGTCTCAACTCCAAGCAGGTCCTCCTCTTCACTGCTGTGTATGGACTTATCAAAGTGGTCTCGGTCTTCCTCTATGCCTTCTTCTTTACAGACCGTTTTGGTAGGCGCCCACTTCTCCTTATTGGGTCTGCCATAAACACTGTTTGCTTGCTCTACCTCGCCGTCTATCTCGGCGTCGCCGATCTGTCAACTTCAGCTGCGCCATCCCCGGCTGCCTGGGTCAGTATCGTGGCGATCTGCCTCTTTGCTGTCGGTTACGCCATCGGCTGGGCACCAGCCTTCTCCTTAACTGCATCGGAGATATGCCCCACGCACCTACGCGGCACTATCGTCATGATCACGTTCACGTATCAAAACCTGCTTAACTTTGGCATCACGAGGGGATTTCCTAATATGATTATTTCCATGAAGTCATATGGGCCGTTTGCCCTTTTTACAGCATTTACTGGATGTGCCACCGTCTGGGTattttttgctttccctGAATGCAAGGGACGCAGTATGGAGAGTGCGAGTGCGTTGTTTTCACTCCCCTGGTATAAGGTCGGGTTTCAGAAGGTCCCGACACTGGATGAGACAAGAGagattgatgatgaggagaagggaaTGTCTGTtcatgatgaggatgttcacgcgaaggaaaaggataTGAGGCCGTAG
- a CDS encoding aconitate hydratase: MQRFLPPVLRTGRPQPRLVGAPVRRLATQNNSIPLFGVNYGEQLSNLDTVRQSSRRPLTLTEKLLYSHLIPSDDKVWSLQEIDRGKTILELRPDRVACHDATATMALLQFISAGLPRVAVPTTVHGDHLIVSEKGAEPDMKRALTEHAEVYEFLSSASRKYGIGFWKPGSGIIHTVIFENHAVPGGLIIGTDSHTPNAGGLAMMGIGVGGSDAVDAMSGMPWELVTPQIVGVRLTGQLSGWASTKDIICKLAGILTVSGGKGRVIEFFGPGTETLGATAMATICNMSAEIGSTSCIFPYTTAMGRYLTATRRAHVAQAAQEVQQALLQADEGSDEYYDQVIEIDLSTLEPHVNGPYTPDLAHPISELGKAVSQSEWPINLSHAMVGSCTNSSYEDLDKTRQLVAQARDAGLPRFKTPFLVAPGSEQIRATAEEDGILKELQEAGAVVLSSSCGPCVGSWDRKDVDVRGKEKNSVVSSFNRNFVGRHDSNPATHSFVTSPELVTAFAYAGRLDFNPLTDSIPVESVEEGKSFQFKAPVSRELPAHFATGEDTFQEPPSDGSSLSVIIDPQSDRLQLLTPFAPWQSGCATDMELLMKVKGKCTTDHISPAGPWYKYRGHLENISNNMLTTATNAFLPGNDPQMLGHTRNPITSDVEVVPQVARDLQARGIRWCIIGDFNYGEGSSREHAALEPRYLGGVAVIARSFARIHETNLKKQGMLPLTFDDPLDYDRILEGDRITLTGVEDGELAPGRQVTMRVTPRQGASWTAQLNHSYHAGQLHWLRAGSALNHIKNTALAK; this comes from the exons ATGCAGCGCTTTCTACCCCCGGTTTTACGCACGGGACGACCGCAACCTCGTTTGGTCGGGGCGCCTGTCCGAAGGCTTGCTACACAGAATAACTCAATCCCG CTGTTTGGTGTCAACTATGGCGAGCAACTTAGCAACCTAGACACAGTACGGCAAAGCTCGAGGCGCCCTCTGACATTGACCGAGAAGCTGCTGTACAGCCACTTGATCCCGAGCGATGACAAAGTATGGTCATTGCAGGAAATCGACCGGGGGAAGACGATCTTGGAATTGCGACCGGACCGCGTTGCCTGTCATGATGCTACCGCGACCATGGCCCTCCTACAGTTTATCAGTGCGGGCCTACCGCGAGTCGCAGTCCCAACGACGGTCCATGGTGACCACCTCATAGTTTCAGAGAAGGGAGCAGAGCCAGACATGAAGCGTGCGCTTACAGAACATGCCGAGGTCTATGAATTCCTGAGCAGCGCCTCTAGAAAGTATGGAATCGGGTTTTGGAAGCCCGGTTCAGGGATTATCCATACAGTGATTTTTGAAAACCACGCCGT TCCTGGCGGCCTGATCATCGGTACGGATTCTCACACGCCGAATGCTGGTGGCTTGGCTATGATGGGTATTGGCGTTGGCGGTTCGGACGCAGTTGATGCAATGTCAGGAATGCCATGGGAATTAGTCACGCCTCAGATAGTCGGGGTGCGCCTGACAGGCCAACTATCCGGATGGGCATCCACAAAGGACATCATCTGCAAGCTCGCCGGCATCCTGACAGTTTCTGGAGGCAAGGGTCGCGTCATTGAGTTTTTCGGTCCCGGCACGGAAACTCTGGGGGCCACGGCCATGGCGACGATCTGTAACATGTCTGCAGAGATTGGCTCGACTTCGTGTATATTCCCCTACACCACCGCGATGGGGCGGTACCTTACAGCGACGAGACGGGCGCATGTAGCTCAGGCGGCACAGGAGGTACAACAGGCATTGCTGCAAGCCGATGAAGGATCAGATGAATACTATGACCAAGTTATTGAGATTGACCTCAGCACGCTTGAACCACACGTCAATGGGCCGTACACACCCGATCTTGCCCACCCCATATCCGAGTTAGGGAAAGCAGTCTCCCAGAGTGAATGGCCTATTAACCTCAGTCATGCGATGGTAGGGAGCTGTACCAACAGCTCCtatgaagatcttgacaAGACGCGTCAGCTCGTCGCGCAAGCGCGTGACGCTGGGTTGCCCCGATTCAAAACACCCTTCCTTGTCGCACCTGGCAGCGAGCAAATACGCGCCACGGCTGAAGAAGACGGTATACTCAAAGAGTTGCAAGAAGCCGGTGCTGTTGTGCTGAGCAGCTCTTGTGGGCCATGCGTTGGTTCGTGGGATCGCAAGGATGTTGATGTACGtggcaaggaaaagaactcGGTCGTATCTAGCTTCAACCGGAATTTCGTGGGCCGGCATGATAGCAACCCAGCGACTCACTCATTTGTTACGTCTCCTGAGTTGGTTACCGCGTTTGCTTACGCTGGTCGCCTTGACTTCAACCCGTTAACGGATAGTATTCCTGTGGAGTCTGTTGAGGAAGGGAAGTCCTTTCAATTCAAAGCCCCTGTGAGCCGGGAGCTTCCAGCGCATTTCGCTACTGGTGAAGATACTTTTCAGGAGCCCCCAAGCGACGGTTCATCATTGTCTGTAATTATCGATCCGCAGTCCGACCGCCTGCAACTGTTAACCCCGTTTGCACCATGGCAGTCCGGGTGTGCCACTGACATGGAACTGCTCATGAAAGTGAAGGGCAAGTGCACCACAGATCACATCTCTCCGGCAGGCCCATGGTATAAATACCGGGGTCACCTAGAGAACATTAGCAACAACATGCTCACCACCGCAACAAATGCATTCCTCCCTGGCAATGATCCGCAGATGCTCGGCCACACTCGCAACCCCATTACCTCAGACGTCGAGGTTGTTCCTCAGGTGGCCCGTGACCTCCAAGCCCGCGGCATCCGGTGGTGCATCATCGGCGACTTCAACTACGGTGAAGGAAGCTCACGTGAACACGCTGCCTTGGAACCTCGTTATCTCGGAGGGGTGGCCGTCATTGCTCGCTCCTTTGCGCGGATACACGAAACTAACCTGAAGAAGCAAGGGATGCTACCTCTTACATTTGATGATCCTTTAGACTATGATCGGATCCTGGAAGGCGATCGCATTACATTGACTGGGGTCGAGGATGGTGAATTGGCTCCCGGTCGACAGGTTACCATGCGTGTCACTCCTCGGCAGGGAGCATCTTGGACCGCGCAGTTGAACCACAGCTATCATGCCGGTCAGTTGCACTGGCTGCGTGCTGGCAGTGCGTTGAACCACATCAAAAATACTGCCCTCGCGAAGTAG
- a CDS encoding putative amino acid transporter: MSCPRGILDANPGNGAGVGKMDTPKPNGWSPDSKVLPDALDDGEQQIIEAGEAKYHRLGWKRLTIMLIIEAIGLGALSIPSAFASLGMVAGVICCVGIGLIAIYTSWIIGKVKLAFPGVRHYGDAGGLLMGRVGNELFTFMLILQLVFLTGSNCLTGTIAWRHITDSNNVCSVVFSVVSAIILLLLSIPSSFADMAWLGYIDFVSIVAAIGITIISTGIQGTQSGLSKVDWSALPQGDPSFSDAFIAISNIVFAYTFASCLFSFMDEMHTPKDFTKSIWTLGILQIVIYTVTGATIYAFVGQEVESPALLSAGSLVSKVAFGIALPVIFISGAIGTIVAGRLIHGRIYENSVTRYVNTTKGWITWLTLITILTILAWVIAEAVPFFDDLLSITSALFTSGFSFYLPPVMWFFLLRKGEWYSRENLLLSLVNLFVFIFGLVVLVGGLYSSIQDIRNNYRTGNVHSPFTCGAV, from the exons ATGAGCTGCCCGAGAGGAATACTCGACGCCAATCCAGGCAATGGCGCTGGTGTAGGCAAGATGGACACCCCCAAACCCAATGGTTGGTCTCCAGATAGCAAGGTACTGCCCGACGCGCTGGACGATGGAGAGCAGCAGATTATCGAGGCCGGTGAGGCCAAATACCATCGCCTGGGTTGGAAACGTCTCACCATCATGCTGATTATCGAGGCCATCGGTCTGGGAGCGCTCTCAATTCCGTCCGCCTTTGCATCCTTGGGAATGGTGGCAGGCGTGATCTGCTGTGTAGGCATTGGACTGATTGCCATCTATACATCCTGGATCATCGGAAAGGTGAAACTCGCCTTTCCTGGTGTCCGACACTATGGCGACGCCGGTGGTTTATTAATGGGCCGTGTGGGCAATGAACTTTTCACCTTCATGTTAATCCTGCAGCTTGTCTTCCTCACGGGGTCAAACTGCTTAACGGGTACGATTGCGTGGCGCCATATCACTGATAGCAACAACGTCTGCTCGGTGGTCTTCAGCGTTGTCTCTGCCATTATTCTTTTGTTGCTATCCATCCCGTCGTCCTTCGCCGATATGGCTTGGCTGGGCTACATTGACTTTGTATCGATCGTGGCCGCGATTGGCATCACAATCATATCGACCGGTATCCAAGGCACTCAGTCGGGACTTTCTAAGGTTGACTGGTCGGCCCTCCCCCAAGGCGACCCCAGCTTCTCGGATGCCTTTATTGCCATTAGCAACATTGTGTTCGCGTACACTTTCGCCAGCtgcttattttctttcatggACGAGATGCACACCCCGAAGGACTTTACTAAATCGATCTGGACCCTTGGTATACTCCAGATCGTGATTTATACGGTCACCGGAGCGACTATCTACGCCTTTGTCGGCCAAGAGGTTGAATCGCCTGCGCTGCTCTCTGCTGGTTCACTCGTGAGCAAGGTTGCCTTTGGTATAGCCCTGCCGGTGATCTTCATTTCTGGCGCGATTGGAACAATCGTTGCTGGGCGTCTAATTCACGGTCGTATCTATGAAAACAGTGTGACCCGTTACGTTAATACAACCAAGGGCTGGATTACCTGGTTGACTCTCATCACGATTCTCACGATCCTGGCTTGGGTGATTGCAGAGgctgttcctttctttgatGACCTCCTTTCGATCACGTCGGCGTTGTTTACCTCGGGGTTCTCATTCTATCTCCCCCCAGTCATGtggttcttcctcctccgcaagGGCGAGTGGTACTCTCGGGAGAACCTTCTCCTCAGCCTCGTGAACCTCTTTGTGTTCATCTTTGGTCTCGTCGTGCTGGTCGGAGGTCTTTATTCGAGTATCCAGGATATT AGAAACAATTATCGCACTGGCAATGTCCACAGTCCGTTCACTTGTGGTGCGGTCTAG
- a CDS encoding putative monooxygenase, whose protein sequence is MTGLKVLICGAGITGNALAFWLSKMGHQVTVIERHSSLRTTGLQVDLREPGITVLRRMGLEQQFRARSVREQGMEIVDHAGKRKAYFAANRSGLGMQSFTTDYEIMRGDLCRLLYDATKDRATFVFGTTIESFTQREGHVDVQFSDGSHDWFDLLVGADGQGSRTRKLILGSEPDPFHPLGVHIGYFTVPQEIQPGGEYNAAIYIAPGRRFIFTRRHSPHAIQVYLACKTDSDRLVKARGNTEEEKDELAEIFRGAGWQTDRILKELQSADDFYCERLGVVRMDSWSAGRVALVGDAAYCPSATTGMGTTSGLVGAYILAGEISKHYQADHESKDRLLLALKAYDDTYRPFISQVQKGIEKGSTFWDYTPSSWWGITILHILLWVASFLRLDILSQWFIREDTTWALPDYKQMEQS, encoded by the coding sequence ATGACCGGATTGAAAGTGCTCATCTGCGGCGCAGGCATTACCGGTAATGCCCTGGCCTTTTGGCTATCCAAGATGGGCCATCAAGTCACGGTCATCGAAAGGCATTCGAGCTTGCGTACCACCGGGCTGCAAGTCGACCTCCGAGAACCGGGTATCACAGTCTTGCGACGGATGGGCCTTGAGCAACAATTCCGTGCCAGGTCTGTTCGCGAACAGGGCATGGAAATTGTCGACCATGCCGGCAAACGCAAGGCATATTTCGCCGCCAATCGATCTGGCTTGGGAATGCAGAGCTTCACCACGGATTATGAGATTATGCGAGGTGACCTCTGTCGGTTATTATACGATGCTACCAAGGACCGCGCAACCTTCGTCTTTGGAACGACGATCGAGAGCTTCACACAGCGGGAAGGTCACGTTGACGTACAGTTCTCTGATGGCAGCCACGACTGGTTTGATCTCTTAGTGGGAGCCGATGGACAAGGTTCGCGCACACGGAAGTTGATTCTCGGATCTGAACCAGATCCATTTCACCCATTGGGGGTTCACATAGGATATTTCACCGTCCCACAGGAGATTCAACCCGGGGGGGAGTACAACGCGGCAATATACATCGCTCCCGGGCGGCGCTTTATCTTCACACGGAGGCATAGTCCGCATGCCATTCAGGTTTACCTCGCGTGCAAAACCGACTCGGATCGACTGGTTAAGGCACGCGGAAACaccgaggaggaaaaagatGAGCTGGCGGAGATCTTTCGTGGAGCAGGATGGCAGACGGACCGGATTCTAAAGGAGCTCCAGAGCGCGGATGACTTCTACTGCGAGCGTCTGGGGGTGGTCAGAATGGACTCCTGGTCTGCCGGTCGAGTCGCCCTCGTCGGAGATGCGGCGTACTGCCCATCGGCGACCACCGGTATGGGAACGACGTCGGGCTTAGTGGGGGCGTATATCCTCGCGGGAGAGATCAGTAAACATTACCAAGCGGATCACGAGTCAAAGGATCGTCTCCTCCTCGCTCTCAAGGCGTATGATGACACATATCGACCTTTTATATCCCAAGTTCAGAAGGGAATCGAAAAAGGCTCGACATTCTGGGACTACACCCCATCTTCATGGTGGGGGATTACCATTTTACACATTCTCTTATGGGTAGCTTCTTTCCTGCGATTGGATATCCTCAGCCAATGGTTCATCCGTGAAGATACAACCTGGGCCTTGCCGGATTACAAGCAGATGGAGCAGAGTTGA
- a CDS encoding putative glutamate carboxypeptidase, with product MPLKHLATLLCALSPTVALSQDAVQDILLSVPQAEKIREWSHYYTNGSHLSGQGLEQGQWTKDLWEGFGIQANLTTHEANLTYPGDHRVALLDLNLKDPLVQEARRIEDTAPGAGPGQKPFIPSFFAWAGVGNVTAQYVFANFGLREDYDDLLNANVTVRGRIAVVKTVFGSSLLRKLHMGVHRQEQMQVAAEYGLAGLIVYTDPQLDGELTEANGYEAFPDGPARPPSMIERGVMSFAGSTFAIPAMPIAFADAIPILRALNGYGPSATEFGERWQGGGLNYKDVHYNVGPSPNNIVLNLCNKPIFPDGQVHHVIGTIPGSTFPDEVIMLGTHRDSWSPGAGDGSSGSSALNEVARSFGTALAQGWAPSRTIILASFEGVEFSLPGTQDWWEQNHWLNTSAFAYLNVVSAGAGSKFHVQGSPLLGRAMRYGTGLVLDPNINANNQTMLDVWDGEVSIGTGGDASVLLGTELLSSVDFGFSAGEGDPPFPYHSLYDTDEWMDCYGDPNREYHLTTTKIWSLAVFALANDVLIPVTTNEYAVLLQGSLESVDMPGLHISSMENAINDLHQATLTFDTYADNLGSQILAQPDEPKLLSKAREVNQKYIKIERIFADPHPQSSSDRHLIIPRVPYYFQSSAFPALQESIAAGNLSAAEIYRDRIVGRIQEVVALLALEGTKIRPKSLLHVTEPEELSIISRCCSLQFSIRG from the exons ATGCCCCTCAAACACCTGGCTACCCTGCTCTGCGCGCTATCGCCAACAGTGGCGCTTTCGCAGGACGCAGTGCAGGATATTCTCCTTAGTGTTCCTCAAGCAGAGAAGATACGGGAGTGGTCCCATTATTACACAAACGGATCACATCTTTCAGGCCAAGGGCTTGAACAGGGTCAGTGGACCAAAGATCTGTGGGAAGGGTTTGGCATACAGGCGAACCTCACTACCCATGAAGCGAACCTGACCTATCCCGGCGACCACCGCGTTGCATTACTCGATCTCAACCTTAAGGATCCCTTGGTCCAAGAGGCGCGCCGCATCGAGGATACTGCACCAGGAGCAGGCCCGGGCCAGAAACCATTCATTCCGAGCTTCTTCGCGTGGGCAGGTGTTGGTAATGTCACGGCTCAGTATGTTTTCGCTAATTTTGGACTACGAGAGGACTACGACGATCTGCTGAATGCGAATGTCACCGTCCGAGGCAGAATTGCGGTCGTTAAGACAGTTTTTGGGTCGTCTCTTTTACGAAAACTGCATATGGGAGTTCATCGTCAAGAGCAGATGCAGGTTGCAGCGGAGTATGGTCTCGCTGGTCTGATTGTATACACTGATCCCCAGCTGGATGGTGAACTCACTGAAGCCAATGGATATGAAGCATTTCCGGATGGGCCAGCTCGTCCACCCAGTATGATCGAGCGTGGAGTCATGAGCTTTGCAG GTTCCACATTCGCCATTCCGGCCATGCCTATAGCCTTTGCTGATGCTATTCCAATTCTTCGGGCTTTGAACGGCTATGGTCCTTCTGCCACAGAATTTGGTGAACGATGGCAGGGCGGGGGATTGAATTACAAAGACGTTCACTATAATGTTGGTCCGTCCCCTAATAACATCGTGCTAAATTTATGCAACAAGCCCATCTTTCCGGATGGACAGGTGCACCATGTCATAGGCACCATTCCTGGTAGCACATTCCCAGATGAGGTCATTATGCTGGGAACCCATCGCGATTCCTGGAGTCCTGGGGCTGGTGATGGTTCTAGTGGGTCTTCTGCTCTGAATGAAGTAGCCAGGAGTTTTGGCACAGCGTTGGCTCAAGGGTGGGCACCTTCTAGAACAATAATACTAGCCAGCTTCGAGGGAGTAGAGTTCAGTTTGCCAGGCACACAAGACTGGTGGGAGCAGAACCACTGGCTGAACACTAGTGCTTTTGCGTACCTGAATGTGGTTTCTGCCGGTGCAGGTAGCAAGTTCCATGTGCAGGGAAGCCCTCTTCTTGGGCGGGCTATGCGTTATGGCACAGGCCTGGTGTTAGATCCCAACATAAATGCAAACAATCAGACAATGCTTGATGTGTGGGATGGGGAAGTGTCAATAGGAACGGGTGGAGACGCGTCAGTCCTTCTGGGAACAGAACTCTTGTCATCTGTGGACTTTGGATTTTCAGCAGGGGAAGGAGATCCTCCATTCCCTTATCATTCTCTCTACGACACGGACGAGTGGATGGATTGCTATGGGGATCCAAACCGTGAATACCACCTGACTACCACTAAAATATGGTCCCTTGCGGTCTTTGCGCTTGCCAACGACGTGTTAATACCCGTGACGACCAACGAATACGCCGTTCTCCTACAAGGCTCCCTGGAATCAGTCGACATGCCAGGCCTACATATCTCCTCCATGGAGAATGCCATCAACGACTTGCACCAGGCAACGCTGACATTTGATACGTATGCCGACAATCTGGGTAGCCAGATATTGGCCCAGCCAGATGAACCCAAGCTTCTCTCAAAGGCCAGAGAAGTCAACCAAAAGTACATCAAGATTGAGCGGATCTTTGCCGACCCTCACCCTCAATCTAGTTCAGATCGCCATCTGATTATCCCCCGAGTGCCATATTACTTCCAATCAAGCGCATTTCCTGCACTGCAGGAGAGCATTGCCGCGGGTAATCTGTCTGCCGCTGAA ATATACCGGGATAGAATTGTAGGACGCATCCAGGAAGTGGTTGCGTTGCTGGCCCTAGAGGGCACAA AAATAAGGCCGAAATCTTTACTTCATGTAACAGAGCCAGAGGAATTATCGATTATCTCAAGATGTTGCTCGCTTCAGTTTAGTATCCGGGGTTGA